A genome region from Brassica oleracea var. oleracea cultivar TO1000 chromosome C2, BOL, whole genome shotgun sequence includes the following:
- the LOC106325983 gene encoding uncharacterized protein LOC106325983, with protein MAGGDPKPIALQDNEDEDMFYDAYSEEYLMNLMSNPNPSLMHLPFRQNPLLAPPPAPALEINKTALLGDPSVLNPHGDTIKEYLKSLRIDDDSLTVDTSDTLSDDINDYIDYTDLGEIGSDNVGESGILQANAHVFAENTMNFETGGTSTIPVPVITPTPTISQGLFLCTYCNLLRQLVHANGQEMMRLDLFGGIGYFCHAVIESRRFDGSNELRYQMNLKMEDVKKFIEDYCAARAAGGFVITQDTNADFYQAMNACTTSSQLLMSTLPPRVDIPMSLAVPNESLNVTSVPPAVKGKPRRQTNLSAQRKRTRSLTVKDMSELWDLPIEEAARRLRICTTAVKNICRRGEVYRWPRRKLTSLREKVAALKIVVSQSTDAGVRARAEVKIENFENQIDAIYSKAR; from the exons ATGGCTGGTGGAGATCCAAAACCAATAGCTCTTCAAGACAACGAAGATGAGGATATGTTCTATGACGCTTACTCTGAAGAATATCTTATGAACCTCATGTCTAACCCCAATCCAAGTCTCATGCACTTACCCTTCAGACAAAATCCTCTTCTTGCCCCTCCTCCTGCGCCAGCCTTGGAGATTAACAAAACTGCGTTGTTGGGAGATCCTTCGGTTTTGAACCCTCATGGGGACACCATCAAAGAGTATCTTAAATCACTTAGAATCGATGATGATTCACTTACTGTGGACACGTCGGATACACTAAGTGATGATATCAACGACTACATCGATTATACTGACCTAGGAGAGATTGGTAGTGATAATGTCGGAGAGAGCGGTATTCTTCAGGCGAATGCTCACGTTTTTGCGGAAAATACTATGAATTTTGAAACCGGTGGAACATCGACGATTCCTGTCCCGGTTATTACACCAACACCGACCATCTCTCAAGGACTTTTCTTATGCACCTATTGCAACCTTCTTCGACAACTAGTCCATGCTAATG GTCAGGAGATGATGAGACTTGATCTCTTTGGAGGGATTGGATACTTCTGCCATGCGGTTATCGAGAGTCGACGATTCGATGGTTCAAACGAACTTCGATACCAAATGAATTTGAAGATGGAGGACGTGAAGAAATTTATTGAAGATTATTGTGCGGCTAGGGCAGCGGGAGGTTTTGTAATAACGCAAGACACTAATGCTGATTTCTACCAAGCTATGAATGCGTGTACCACAAGCAGCCAGTTACTTATGTCGACATTGCCACCACGTGTTGATATTCCAATGTCTTTGGCTGTGCCTAATGAATCTCTAAATGTTACATCTGTGCCCCCTGCTGTGAAAGGAAAGCCAAGGAGACAAACCAATCTCTCTGCACAG AGGAAGCGGACTAGGAGCTTAACAGTGAAAGACATGAGCGAGCTTTGGGATCTTCCCATCGAAGAAGCAGCGAGAAGGTTGAGGATATGTACCACAGCGGTTAAAAATATATGCAGGAGAGGAGAGGTATACCGATGGCCACGCCGGAAG CTTACAAGTCTGCGGGAGAAAGTCGCGGCACTAAAGATTGTTGTAAGCCAATCAACCGATGCAGGAGTACGGGCTCGAGCTGAAGTGAAGATCGAGAATTTTGAAAACCAGATTGATGCTATCTATAGTAAAGCACGCTAA
- the LOC106325173 gene encoding uncharacterized protein LOC106325173, with product MNHCNIQTNAFMSREDLVVCPKPRRVGLLSNNIIRPLRFQMSQTATDLCDSKAGAELLDIIRRKEEDNGTIGQLLSSSPPPYFPGSPPSIAVNPLAQDARFRDEKLTPVSPNSPFLHPNSSSTSFPSPSSSRGCRRMKFGLAPPAVRVEGFDCLSRERQNSSIPAMA from the exons ATGAACCATTGCAACATTCAGACGAACGCCTTCATGTCTCGCGAGGATCTTGTCGTTTGTCCTAAGCCTCGCCGTGTTGGCTTACTCTCCAACAACATCATTCGCCCCCTCAGATTTCAAATGAG TCAAACCGCTACTGATTTGTGTGATTCTAAAGCTGGTGCTGAGCTTCTCGACATTATTCGTAGAAAG GAGGAGGATAATGGAACAATAGGGCAGTTACTATCATCATCCCCACCACCCTATTTTCCCGGTTCACCTCCAAGTATAGCAGTTAACCCATTAGCTCAAGATGCTCGCTTTCGAGATGAGAAACTCACTCCAGTCTCACCCAACTCTCCTTTCCTTCACCCCAATTCATCATCAACCAGTTTTCCATCTCCATCCTCATCTCGGGGATGCCGCAGAATGAAGTTTGGACTCGCACCACCTGCAGTTAGAGTAGAAGGGTTCGATTGCTTGAGCCGTGAACGCCAAAACTCCAGCATCCCTGCCATGGCTTAG